A genomic region of Penaeus vannamei isolate JL-2024 chromosome 42, ASM4276789v1, whole genome shotgun sequence contains the following coding sequences:
- the LOC138860651 gene encoding proteoglycan 4-like yields MCTTTGQVSIGSHLSLHFSSIKDIKERTPITFTLSSDESYNAPFFSGLNATLQSCRNTHEGSDGARTSLYVDYLTIYASGTSIPDLCQFLQSAITSVTSRATNHGFRFSTSKSFPILFSRSHYGCHIYSFASTSLLAHLDKIHHSGLRLALGTFPCFIPLPLLHVYQLLSPYRAAVPVTREETTTTQQQAAVPVTPEEENEEETTTTQQQAAVPVIPEETQQAVVPVTPEEETTTTQQQAAVPVTPEEDEEETTTTQQQAAVPAAVPVTPEEEDEEKTTTTQQQAAIPVTPEEDEEETTTTQQQAAVPVTPEEKTQQAAVPVTPEEETQQAAVPVTPEEKTQQSAVPVTPKEETQQVAVPVTPEEDEEETATTQQQAAVPVTPEEETQQAVVPVTPEEETTTTQQQAAVPETTTIQQKAAVPVTPEEETTTIQQKAAVPVTPEEETTTIQQKAAVPVTPEKETRQAAVPVTPEEETTTTQQQVAVPTTTTQQQAAVPVTPEEETQQAAVPVTPEEETQQAAVPVIPEEETQQVAVPVTPEEETTTTQQQVAVTKTQQVAVPVTPEEKTQQVAVPVTPEEETQQVAVPVSPEEDEETTTTQQQETQQAAVPVIPEEETQQETQQVAVPVTPEEETQHSAVPVTPEEEDEEETTTTQQQAAVPVTPEEETQQAAVPVTPEEKTQQVAVPVTPEEDEETTTTQQQAAVPVTPEEETQQAAVPETTTTQQQAAVPVTPEEDEEETTTTQQQAAVPITPEEETQQAAVPVTPEEETQQVAVPVTPEEETQQAAVPVTPEEETQRPPPPSSRPPFPRRPSRSPSPSLPRRPPPPSSRPLSPSLPRRRPSRPPFPSFPRRRPPPSSSRPPSPSLPRKNQQVAVPVTPEEDEETTTTQQQAAVPAAVPVTPEEETTTTQQQAAVPVIPEEEAQQAAVPVTPEEETQQAAVPVTPEEKNQQSAVPVTPEEETQQVAVPVTPEETQQAAVPITLGETQQVAVPVTPEEETQQVAVPEEETTTTQQQAAVPVTPEEEDEEETTTTQQQAAVPVTPEEEDEEETTTTQQQAAVPVTPEKEDEEEPTTTQQQAAVPVTPEEEDEEETTTTQQQAAVPVTSEETQEAAVPVTPEEETQQVAIPVTPEEETQRPSRSPSPSLPRRTRRRVAGRRPRHFRGGDHHHPAAGRRPRHSRGGRGDHHHPAAGRRPRHSRGDPASRRSRYSREGDPASRRSRHSRGGDHHHPAVGRRPRHSRGRDHHHSAANRRPRHSRGDPAGHQPVTPEEETQQVAVPVTPEEETTTTQQQAAVPVTPEEETQQVAVPVTPEEETTTTQQQVAVLVTPEETQQVAVPVTPEEETTTIQQKAAVPVTPEEETQQVAVPVTPEETQQVAVPVTPEEETTTTQQQAAVTETQQVAVPVTPEEDEETTTTQQQAAVTVTPKETQEAAVPVTPEAAVPVTPEEETQQVAVPVTPEEETLTTQQQAAVLGTPEEEDEEESTTTQQEAAVLVTPEEETQQVAVPVTPEEETTTTQQQETTTTQQQAAVPVTPEEDEEETTTTQQQAAVPVTPEEAQQAAVPVTPEEETQQVAIPVTAEEETQQAAVPVTPEEETTTTQQQETITTQQQAAVPVTPEEETTTTQQQVAVPVTPEEETTTTQQQVAVPITPEEETTTTQ; encoded by the exons ATGTGTACTACCActgg ccaggtcagtattggctctcacctttccctacacttttcttccattaaagacatcaaggaacgcacccctattaccttcaccctatcctctgatgagtcctataatgctccttttttttCTGGACTCAACGCtacattacagtcgtgccgcaacactcatgaaggctctgatg gagcccgaacatcactatatgttgattacttaaccatctatgcatctggcacatctataccagatctctgtcagtTCCTACAATCTGCAATAACATCTGTAACTTCtagggccaccaaccatggctttcgcttctctacctccaaatctttccccatccttttctctcgctcac attatggatgccatatctactcctttgcctcaacctctcttcttgctcatctTGATaaaatccaccacagcggtctccgttTAGCTCTTGGCACCTTCCcttgcttcatacctttacctcttctgcacgtttaccaactcctctccccatac CgggccgccgtccccgtcactcgcgaggagaccaccaccacccagcagcaggccgccgtccccgtcactcccgaggaggagaacgaggaggagaccaccaccacccagcagcaggccgccgtccccgtcatTCCCGAGGAGACCCAGCAAGCCGTCgttcccgtcactcccgaggaggagaccaccaccacccagcagcaggccgccgtccccgtcactcccgaggaggacgaggaggagaccaccaccacccagcagcaggccgccgtcccc gccgccgtccccgtcactcccgaggaggaggacgaggagaagaccaccaccacccagcagcaAGCCGCcatccccgtcactcccgaggaggacgaggaggagaccaccaccacccagcagcaggccgccgtccccgtcactcccgaggagaaGACCCAGCAGGCCGCCgttcccgtcactcccgaggaagagacccagcaggccgccgtccccgtcactcccgaggagaaGACCCAGCAGTCCGCCGTTCCCGTCACTcccaaggaggagacccagcaggtcgccgtccccgtcactcccgaggaggacgaggaggagaccgccaccacccagcagcaggccgccgtccccgtcactcccgaggaggagacccagcaagCCGTCgttcccgtcactcccgaggaggagaccaccaccacccagcagcaggccgccgtcccc gagactaCCACCATCCAGCAGaaggccgccgtccccgtcactcccgaggaggagactaCCACCATCCAGCAGAaagccgccgtccccgtcactcccgaggaggagactaCCACCATCCAGCAGaaggccgccgtccccgtcactcctgAGAAAGAGACCCGGCAGGCCGctgtccccgtcactcccgaggaggaaaccaccaccacccagcagcaggtcgccgtcccc accaccaccacccagcagcaggccgccgtccccgtcactcccgaggaagagacccagcAGGCCGctgtccccgtcactcccgaggaggagacccagcaggCCGCCGTTCCCGTCattcccgaggaggagacccagcaggtcgccgtccccgtcactcccgaggaggagaccaccaccacccagcaaCAGGTCGCCGTcacc aaGACCCAGCAggtcgccgtccccgtcactcccgaggagaaGACCCAACAggtcgccgtccccgtcactcccgaggaggagacccagcaggTCGCCGTCCCCGTCtctcccgaggaggacgaggagaccaccaccacccagcagcagGAGACCCAGCAGGCCGCCGTTCCCGTCattcccgaggaggagacccagcag gagacccagcaggtcgccgtccccgtcactcccgaggaggagacccagcatTCCGCCgttcccgtcactcccgaggaggaagacgaggaggagaccaccaccacccagcagcaggccgccgtccccgtcactcccgaggaggagacccagcaggccgccgtccccgtcactcccgaggagaaGACCCAGCAggtcgccgtccccgtcactcccgaggaggacgaggagaccaccaccacccagcagcagGCCGCCGTTCCTGTCActcccgaggaagagacccagcaagccgccgtcccc gagaccaccaccacccaacagcaggccgccgtccccgtcactcccgaggaggacgaggaggagaccaccaccacccagcagcagGCTGCCGTTCCcatcactcccgaggaggagactcagcaggccgccgtccccgtcactcccgaggaggagacccagcaagtcgccgtccccgtcactcccgaggaggagacccagcaagccgccgtccccgtcactcccgaggaggagaccca gagaccaccaccacccagcagcagGCCGCCGTTCCCGAGGAGACCCAGCAGATCGCCGTCCCCATCACTCCCaaggagaccaccaccacccagcagcaggccgctgtccccgtcactcccgaggaggagacccagcaggCCGCCGTTCCCGTCattcccgaggaggagaccaccaccaTCCAGTagcaggccgccgtccccgtcactcccgaggaagaACCAGCAggtcgccgtccccgtcactcccgaggaggacgaggagaccaccaccacccagcagcaggccgctgtcccc gccgccgtccccgtcactcccgaggaggagaccaccaccacccagcagcaggccgccgtccccgtcatTCCCGAGGAGGAGGCCCAGCAGGCCGCCgttcccgtcactcccgaggaggagacccagcaggccgccgtccccgtcactcccgaggagaaGAACCAGCAGTCCGCCgttcccgtcactcccgaggaggagacccagcaggtcgccgtccccgtcactcccgaggagaccCAGCAGGCCGCCGTCCCCATCACTCTCGGGGAGACCCAGCAggtcgccgtccccgtcactcccgaggaggagacccagcaggtcgccgtcccc gaggaggagaccaccaccacccagcagcaggccgccgtccccgtcactcccgaggaggaggacgaggaggagaccaccaccacccagcagcagGCTGCCgttcccgtcactcccgaggaggaggacgaggaggagaccaccaccacccagcagcagGCCGCCGTCCCAGTCACTcccgagaaggaggacgaggaggagccaaccaccacccagcagcaggccgccgtccccgtcactcccgaggaagaggacgaggaggagaccaccaccacccagcagcaggccgccgtccccgtcacttccgaggagacccaggaggccGCCgttcccgtcactcccgaggaggagacccagcaggtcgccatccccgtcactcccgaggaggagaccca gagacccagcaggtcgccgtccccgtcactcccgaggaggacgagaaggagagtaGCAGGCCGCCGTCCCCGCCACTTccgaggaggagaccaccaccacccagcagcaggccgccgtccccgtcactcccgaggaggacgaggagaccaccaccacccagcagcaggccgccgtccccgtcactcccgaggagaccCAGCAAGCCGTCGTTCCCGTTactcccgagaaggagacccagcaagtcgtcgttcccgtcactcccgaggaggagaccaccaccacccagcagtaggccgccgtccccgtcactcccgaggaagaGACCACCACCACTCAGCAGCAaaccgccgtccccgtcactcccgaggagatCCAGCAGGCCACCaacccgtcactcccgaggaggagacccagcaggtcgccgtccccgtcactcccgaggaggagaccaccaccacccaacagCAGGCCGCCgttcccgtcactcccgaggaggagacccagcaggtcgccgtccccgtcactcccgaggaggagaccaccacTACCCAGCAGCAGGTCGCCGTCCTcgtcactcccgaggagacccagcaggtcgccgtccccgtcactcccgaggaggagaccaccaccaTCCAGCAGaaggccgccgtccccgtcactcccgaggaggagacccagcaggTCGCCGTCCCTGTCACTCCCGAGGAGACCCAGCAggtcgccgtccccgtcactcccgaggaggagaccaccaccacccagcagcaggccgccgtcacc gagacccagcaggtcgccgtccccgtcactcccgaggaggacgaggagaccaccaccacccagcagcagGCCGCCGTCACCGTCACTcccaaggagacccaggaggccgccgtccccgtcactcccgag gccgccgttcccgtcactcccgaggaggagacccagcaagtcgccgtccccgtcactcccgaagAGGAGACCCTCACCACCCAGCAGCAGGCCGCCGTCCTCggcactcccgaggaggaggacgaagaggagtcCACCACCACCCAGCAAGAGGCCGCCGTCCTCGTCActcctgaggaggagacccagcaggtcgccgtccccgtcactcccgaggaggagaccaccaccacccagcagcag gagaccaccaccacccagcaaCAGGctgccgtccccgtcactcctgaggaggacgaggaggagaccaccaccacccagcagcaggccgccgtccccgtcactcccgaggaggccCAGCAGGCCGCCgttcccgtcactcccgaggaggagacccagcaggTCGCCATCCCCGTCActgccgaggaggagacccagcaggccgccgtccccgtcactcccgaggaggagaccaccaccacccagcagcag gagaccatcaccacccagcagcaggccgccgtccccgtcactcccgaggaggagaccaccacTACCCAGCAGCAggtcgccgtccccgtcactcccgaggaggagaccaccaccacccagcagcagGTCGCCGTCCCcatcactcccgaggaggagaccaccaccacTCAGTAA